A genomic region of Candidatus Zymogenus saltonus contains the following coding sequences:
- a CDS encoding SDR family oxidoreductase, with protein sequence MFSLKDKVSVITGGASGLGKATAERFAKAGAKVVVADIQDGESVAKSAGGMYVKTDVSKEKEVKALMEKAAGKFGKIDIVINNAGIEGTTGMVTDIKEEDLDSGINVNLKGVLWGIKHAVPHMTVGGSIVNTASYAGAFGTPTYGIYVITKASIIALTKTAALELAPMGIRVNAICPSTMDTPMAYVEGAEIELKVSTMLQAIERLGTPEEAAALFHFLAAEESAFITGQAIMLDGGLSAGPALGMVGVLYEKAMGEPLDLESMKK encoded by the coding sequence ATGTTTTCGTTGAAAGACAAGGTTTCCGTGATAACGGGGGGAGCCTCCGGCCTCGGCAAGGCGACGGCCGAGAGATTCGCAAAGGCTGGGGCGAAGGTGGTCGTCGCGGACATCCAGGACGGTGAGAGCGTGGCCAAAAGCGCCGGCGGCATGTACGTCAAGACCGACGTCTCCAAAGAGAAGGAGGTCAAGGCGTTAATGGAAAAGGCCGCCGGGAAGTTCGGGAAGATCGACATCGTCATAAACAACGCCGGGATTGAAGGGACAACCGGGATGGTCACCGACATCAAGGAGGAGGACCTCGACAGCGGCATCAACGTCAACCTCAAGGGTGTGCTATGGGGGATAAAGCACGCCGTCCCCCACATGACCGTCGGAGGCTCCATCGTCAACACCGCTTCCTACGCCGGGGCCTTCGGCACGCCCACCTACGGGATCTACGTGATAACGAAGGCCTCGATCATCGCTTTAACCAAGACCGCGGCGCTGGAGCTGGCGCCCATGGGTATCCGTGTAAACGCCATCTGCCCCAGCACAATGGACACCCCGATGGCCTACGTGGAGGGTGCGGAGATAGAGCTCAAGGTCTCCACGATGCTTCAGGCGATCGAGCGTTTGGGGACGCCGGAGGAGGCGGCGGCCCTCTTTCACTTCTTGGCGGCGGAGGAGAGCGCCTTCATCACCGGCCAGGCGATAATGCTGGACGGGGGACTGAGCGCCGGCCCGGCCCTGGGGATGGTGGGAGTCCTCTACGAGAAGGCCATGGGAGAGCCGCTGGACCTGGAATCGATGAAAAAGTGA
- a CDS encoding TetR family transcriptional regulator C-terminal domain-containing protein, whose amino-acid sequence MKPKKISDIRKQEIVESFYQVMKKEGFKGSSIAKIAKHMEVHPSLITHYYKKKDDLVLDLVDNLLSRYEEMYAVRFENVTDPKMRFRLLLDLVFGPEWGPLIDNRVFFECYSLSLRDGRLKDRLKKMYLRFKKILIVEINSYMEHGVIRGIDPNKAANFIIALVEGIDYYRNILDDENRVQLDELRQYLKEIVVNTLEKQ is encoded by the coding sequence ATGAAGCCGAAAAAAATATCGGACATAAGAAAGCAGGAGATAGTGGAGAGCTTCTACCAGGTGATGAAAAAGGAGGGGTTCAAGGGCTCCTCCATCGCCAAGATAGCCAAGCACATGGAGGTTCACCCCAGCCTCATCACCCATTACTACAAGAAGAAAGACGACCTTGTCCTCGATCTCGTGGATAACCTCCTTTCCCGATACGAGGAGATGTACGCCGTCAGGTTTGAGAACGTAACCGACCCTAAAATGCGATTTCGCCTGCTGCTCGATCTCGTATTCGGGCCGGAGTGGGGGCCCCTGATCGACAACCGGGTCTTCTTCGAGTGCTACTCATTGAGCCTTAGGGACGGGCGTCTGAAAGACCGCCTCAAAAAGATGTACCTGCGTTTTAAAAAAATATTAATAGTGGAGATTAACTCCTATATGGAGCACGGCGTTATAAGGGGGATCGACCCGAACAAGGCCGCGAACTTCATCATAGCCTTGGTCGAGGGGATCGATTATTACAGAAACATCCTGGATGATGAAAACAGGGTTCAGCTGGATGAGCTCAGGCAATACCTGAAGGAGATAGTCGTAAACACGCTTGAAAAGCAATAA
- a CDS encoding rhomboid family intramembrane serine protease has product MIPLKDNVPSQRIPFVNYILIGLNVLVFFVELAQGQQINEFIYRFGLVPSWVTAGIYGPRYEILPFFTSMFLHGGWMHIIGNMLFLWIFGDNVEDRMGHFFYVLFYLGSGIGASLLHIATAPGSTIPTVGASGAIAGVMGAYLVLYPRARVLTAVIIIYIIRTMEIPAIVFLGLWFLMQFIMGIATAASTGATGGIAFWAHVGGFVVGIAGGGIAKLFTRGGRPRRLSGRPDVEVITKEGKRYWH; this is encoded by the coding sequence ATGATACCCCTGAAAGACAACGTCCCATCGCAGAGGATACCGTTCGTAAACTACATCCTCATCGGCCTCAACGTCCTGGTCTTCTTCGTTGAGCTGGCCCAGGGGCAGCAGATCAACGAGTTTATATACCGCTTCGGCCTCGTCCCCTCCTGGGTGACGGCCGGGATCTACGGGCCGAGATACGAGATCCTCCCATTCTTCACGTCTATGTTTCTCCACGGCGGCTGGATGCACATCATCGGGAATATGCTCTTTCTGTGGATCTTCGGCGACAACGTGGAGGACAGGATGGGGCACTTCTTCTACGTGCTCTTCTACCTCGGCTCCGGGATCGGGGCGAGCCTCCTCCACATAGCCACGGCGCCCGGCTCCACGATCCCCACCGTGGGGGCGAGCGGCGCCATCGCCGGGGTGATGGGCGCCTACCTCGTCCTCTACCCCAGGGCCAGGGTCCTCACCGCCGTGATAATCATATACATCATCCGCACGATGGAGATACCGGCGATCGTCTTTTTAGGGCTGTGGTTCCTGATGCAGTTCATCATGGGTATAGCCACCGCCGCCTCCACCGGCGCCACCGGCGGGATAGCCTTCTGGGCGCACGTGGGGGGGTTCGTTGTGGGGATCGCCGGCGGCGGGATCGCAAAGCTATTCACCCGGGGCGGCCGCCCGAGGAGGCTCTCCGGGCGCCCCGACGTCGAGGTGATCACCAAGGAGGGGAAGAGATATTGGCATTGA
- a CDS encoding restriction endonuclease, with translation MRIVAVYSHLNGLEHIKVHKEYIWTEIQDVIAQTNAELCKTKVSKEKTMKGKLLYSPDDMNKSIRSAFEKREWKQQRTSYWVTEDAKLIRKTMKMPPEEQKAEILASGHKAIYSYNQTDFVKERVAVEVQFGKYSFVAYDLFVKHMAFYVGDLIDVGVEILPMKELQAEMSSGPGYYESELYNLIREGRGVPAVPLILVGVAQ, from the coding sequence TTGAGAATTGTTGCGGTTTATTCCCATCTAAACGGTCTTGAGCATATAAAAGTTCATAAAGAATATATCTGGACTGAAATACAGGACGTGATAGCACAAACTAATGCAGAACTTTGTAAAACTAAAGTGTCAAAAGAAAAAACGATGAAAGGTAAGCTGCTGTATTCCCCTGATGACATGAATAAATCAATCAGATCGGCATTTGAAAAGCGAGAATGGAAGCAGCAACGAACATCATATTGGGTAACTGAAGATGCCAAATTAATAAGAAAAACAATGAAAATGCCCCCAGAAGAGCAAAAGGCGGAAATATTAGCCTCCGGACACAAAGCGATTTATTCCTACAACCAAACAGATTTTGTTAAAGAACGTGTAGCTGTAGAAGTTCAATTTGGGAAATATTCTTTTGTCGCATACGATCTTTTTGTGAAACATATGGCATTCTACGTGGGTGATTTAATCGATGTTGGTGTTGAAATACTGCCAATGAAGGAATTACAGGCCGAGATGTCTTCAGGGCCAGGCTATTATGAAAGTGAGCTTTATAACCTTATTAGAGAGGGAAGAGGAGTCCCCGCAGTTCCGTTGATTTTGGTAGGTGTAGCACAATAG
- a CDS encoding universal stress protein, which yields MFPIKKILCTTDFSDPSFKALIAAREMAEKFKASLMILHVVEEIPVLPALPTNPAIDVPLYQEKLEEMAMITLETVVKDKIGEKASPELIIGRGKAAETIVETAVEKGANLIVIGTHGETGFRHFVLGSVTEKVVRLAKCPVLTVHAAD from the coding sequence ATGTTTCCTATAAAGAAGATTTTATGTACCACCGATTTCAGCGATCCATCCTTCAAGGCGCTGATCGCGGCACGGGAGATGGCCGAGAAGTTCAAGGCGTCCCTCATGATTCTGCACGTGGTGGAGGAGATCCCCGTCCTCCCGGCCCTGCCTACAAATCCCGCCATCGACGTCCCCCTCTATCAGGAAAAGCTGGAGGAGATGGCGATGATAACCCTCGAGACGGTGGTCAAGGACAAGATTGGGGAAAAGGCCTCTCCGGAGCTGATCATCGGGAGGGGAAAGGCGGCCGAGACCATAGTCGAGACGGCTGTTGAGAAGGGCGCAAATCTGATAGTCATCGGGACGCACGGGGAGACGGGGTTCAGGCATTTTGTCCTGGGCTCGGTGACGGAGAAGGTGGTCAGGCTCGCAAAGTGCCCGGTCTTGACGGTTCACGCCGCGGATTAG
- a CDS encoding site-specific DNA-methyltransferase — MKNIGFTSNFDLNANVVLFEGDCLDLLSQIPNGLIKLVVTSPPYNLGKPYEKRLDLEEYLNQQRKVIKECYRVLNDHGSICWQIGNFVDNGEIIPLDIVLYPIFSELGLKLRNRIVWHFGHGLHASKRFSGRYEVILWFTKGNDYTFNLDPIRVPQKYPEKKHFKGPKRGQLSGNPLGKNPTDIWEIPNVKANHIEKTMHPCQFPVELIERLVLAMTDEGDWVFDPFIGVGTTAIASIIHNRRAIGAEVMPEYIEIAKERLNLAEKGELKVRPIDRSVYDPKTPKKNIPPKIIKLWPEPSQEDLFEKEIERGREKK; from the coding sequence ATGAAGAATATTGGTTTTACATCAAATTTCGACTTAAATGCAAATGTCGTCCTTTTTGAAGGAGATTGTCTCGATTTGCTTTCTCAAATACCAAACGGGTTGATTAAGCTGGTCGTCACCTCACCACCCTACAATCTTGGGAAACCTTATGAAAAACGCCTTGATTTGGAAGAATATTTAAATCAACAACGAAAGGTTATTAAAGAATGTTACAGAGTTTTAAATGATCACGGCAGCATATGCTGGCAGATCGGCAATTTTGTAGATAATGGCGAAATAATACCTCTTGACATTGTCTTATATCCTATTTTTAGCGAATTGGGTTTAAAGCTGAGAAATCGGATAGTGTGGCATTTTGGTCATGGTTTACACGCTTCAAAGAGGTTTTCAGGCAGATACGAGGTAATATTGTGGTTCACCAAAGGAAATGACTATACTTTTAACCTTGATCCTATTCGTGTCCCTCAAAAGTACCCCGAAAAAAAGCACTTTAAAGGCCCGAAAAGAGGACAACTATCAGGGAATCCCCTAGGGAAAAATCCCACCGATATATGGGAGATACCAAATGTCAAGGCAAATCATATCGAAAAGACAATGCATCCTTGCCAATTCCCAGTCGAATTGATTGAAAGACTTGTCCTTGCAATGACAGATGAAGGAGACTGGGTATTCGATCCCTTTATTGGCGTTGGCACTACTGCAATTGCCTCGATTATCCACAACAGGAGAGCAATCGGCGCGGAAGTAATGCCGGAATACATAGAGATAGCTAAAGAACGCTTAAATCTTGCGGAGAAGGGCGAATTAAAAGTAAGACCGATTGACAGATCTGTTTATGATCCCAAAACTCCCAAGAAAAATATACCGCCAAAAATTATAAAGCTCTGGCCTGAACCATCACAGGAAGATCTGTTTGAAAAAGAAATTGAACGCGGAAGAGAAAAAAAGTAG